A part of Agromyces protaetiae genomic DNA contains:
- a CDS encoding trimeric intracellular cation channel family protein, producing MFRSSWYVFVAAAAALLGMAVERTLSRGHAAIDALDAVVIGLFGAIGTSKALAAGLPALPAIAVGILSAVGGSILRDVSMGLPIAFLHVGSFYALAAGAGSTLLVVLVAWGVDVPLAAAAGVALTAGVRLASMRFGWTVPEQRGFVPRTPPPRRPKRERRRFDEGADARWREALQRVNDVRRYGG from the coding sequence GTGTTCCGAAGCAGTTGGTACGTGTTCGTCGCGGCGGCTGCGGCACTCCTCGGCATGGCCGTCGAACGGACGCTCTCACGCGGGCACGCCGCGATCGACGCGCTCGACGCCGTCGTGATCGGGCTCTTCGGCGCGATCGGCACGTCGAAGGCGCTCGCGGCCGGCCTCCCGGCGCTGCCCGCGATCGCCGTCGGCATCCTCTCGGCGGTCGGCGGGTCGATCCTCCGCGACGTCTCGATGGGGCTTCCGATCGCGTTCCTGCACGTCGGCTCGTTCTATGCCCTCGCCGCGGGTGCCGGGAGCACACTGCTCGTCGTGCTCGTCGCCTGGGGCGTGGACGTCCCGCTCGCAGCCGCCGCGGGTGTCGCGCTCACGGCGGGCGTTCGCCTCGCCTCGATGCGCTTCGGCTGGACCGTCCCCGAGCAGCGGGGGTTCGTCCCGAGGACGCCGCCGCCCCGCCGCCCGAAGCGCGAGCGGCGGCGATTCGACGAGGGAGCGGACGCGCGATGGAGGGAGGCGTTGCAGCGTGTGAACGACGTGCGCCGCTACGGCGGCTGA